In one window of Mesoplodon densirostris isolate mMesDen1 chromosome 4, mMesDen1 primary haplotype, whole genome shotgun sequence DNA:
- the CIB2 gene encoding calcium and integrin-binding family member 2 isoform X1, protein MGNKQTIFTEEQLDNYQDCTFFNKKDILKLHARFYELAPNLVPMDYRKSPIVHVPMSLIIQMPELRENPFKERIVEAFSEDGEGNLTFNDFVDMFSVLCESAPRDLKANYAFKIYDFNTDNFICKEDLEMTLARLTKSELDEDEVVLVCDKVIEEADLDGDGKLGFSDFEDMIAKAPDFLRCLPEGLARAGRA, encoded by the exons GACTGCACCTTCTTCAATAAGAAGGACATCCTCAA GCTCCACGCGCGCTTCTATGAGCTGGCCCCCAACCTCGTCCCGATGGACTACAGGAAGAGCCCCATCGTCCACGTGCCCATGAGCCTCATCATCCAGATGCCGGAGCTCCGG GAGAATCCCTTCAAGGAAAGGATTGTGGAGGCTTTTTCTGAGGATGGCGAGGGGAACCTCACCTTCAACGACTTTGTCGACATGTTTTCTGTGCTCTGTGAGTCGGCTCCTCGTGACCTCAAGGCAAACTACGCCTTCAAGATCTACG ACTTCAACACCGACAACTTCATCTGCAAGGAGGACCTGGAGATGACGCTGGCCCGGCTCACCAAGTCGGAGCTGGACGAGGACGAGGTGGTGCTCGTGTGTGACAAGGTCATTGAGGAGGCCGATCTGGACGGCGATGGCAAGCTGGGCTTCTCCGACTTCGAGGACATGATCGCCAAGGCCCCTGACTTCCTCAGGTGCCTTCCCGAGGGGCTGGCACGGGCAGGGCGGGCCTGA
- the CIB2 gene encoding calcium and integrin-binding family member 2 isoform X2 — MGNKQTIFTEEQLDNYQDCTFFNKKDILKLHARFYELAPNLVPMDYRKSPIVHVPMSLIIQMPELRENPFKERIVEAFSEDGEGNLTFNDFVDMFSVLCESAPRDLKANYAFKIYDFNTDNFICKEDLEMTLARLTKSELDEDEVVLVCDKVIEEADLDGDGKLGFSDFEDMIAKAPDFLSTFHIRI, encoded by the exons GACTGCACCTTCTTCAATAAGAAGGACATCCTCAA GCTCCACGCGCGCTTCTATGAGCTGGCCCCCAACCTCGTCCCGATGGACTACAGGAAGAGCCCCATCGTCCACGTGCCCATGAGCCTCATCATCCAGATGCCGGAGCTCCGG GAGAATCCCTTCAAGGAAAGGATTGTGGAGGCTTTTTCTGAGGATGGCGAGGGGAACCTCACCTTCAACGACTTTGTCGACATGTTTTCTGTGCTCTGTGAGTCGGCTCCTCGTGACCTCAAGGCAAACTACGCCTTCAAGATCTACG ACTTCAACACCGACAACTTCATCTGCAAGGAGGACCTGGAGATGACGCTGGCCCGGCTCACCAAGTCGGAGCTGGACGAGGACGAGGTGGTGCTCGTGTGTGACAAGGTCATTGAGGAGGCCGATCTGGACGGCGATGGCAAGCTGGGCTTCTCCGACTTCGAGGACATGATCGCCAAGGCCCCTGACTTCCTCAG CACTTTCCACATCCGGATCTGA
- the SH2D7 gene encoding LOW QUALITY PROTEIN: SH2 domain-containing protein 7 (The sequence of the model RefSeq protein was modified relative to this genomic sequence to represent the inferred CDS: inserted 2 bases in 1 codon; deleted 1 base in 1 codon): MEGHLRQLNLVRGPEGAGDSQALAKLQELALMWFTETQAPLILQNGALPPWFHGFITRKQTEQLLRDKALGSFFIRLSDRATGYILSYRGSDRCWHFAINQLQNRRYLISGDTQSHGTLAELVRHYQEVQFEPFGETLAAACPRVENSDLYDAITLGLHQTNLDLENPPAAVSPTVVPDKDASPCPSPKPQVSFLYKKKSLDASPWNLPKEESMEAPVKVPPLPERSASLLDKSFGGPNNIIYADLRKMNQARLDRGTDVSGRQEPVPASSRAFSPSKEALRRLSDGSQNKPDGPGPALSGVSPDQGPGVSPTSWGLLLPPSSEALGSSAATWGQGSPKLSRSADSYELIRAEGLLEEARDVPDQEGSSTYEQIXVCWGGPARSPYPGASPTYSKLSGSTDCGYERILGALELPEPRNTYEQIPAARSKETGQTHKPDKLRRLFFTDKKHKS, translated from the exons ATGGAGGGCCACCTGAGGCAGCTCAACCTGGTCAGGGGGCCCGAGGGGGCCGGGGACAGCCAGGCCCTGGCTAAGCTGCAGGAGCTGGCCCTGATGTGGTTCACAGAGACGCAGGCCCCCCTCATTCTGCAGAATGGAGCCCTGCCCCCCTGGTTTCACGGATTCATCACCCGCAA GCAGACAGAGCAGCTGCTCAGGGACAAAGCTCTTGGCTCCTTCTTCATCCGCCTCAGCGACCGGGCCACCGGCTACATCTTGTCCTACAG GGGCAGCGACCGCTGCTGGCATTTTGCCATCAACCAGCTCCAAAACCGGCGCTACCTCATCTCAGGGGACACCCAGAGCCACGGCACCCTGGCCGAGCTCGTGCGCCATTACCAGGAGGTGCAGTTTGAGCCCTTCGGGGAGACCCTGGCTGCTGCCTGCCCCCGGGTAG AGAACAGTGATCTATATGACGCCATCACCCTGGGCCTCCATCAGACCAATCTGGACCTGGAAAACCCACCTGCTGCAGTGTCCCCCACGGTGGTCCCAGACAAGGAtgccagcccctgcccctctccaaAGCCCCAGGTCTCCTTCCTCTACAAAAAGAAGAGCCTGGATGCAAGTCCCTGGAACCTCCCCAAGGAAGAAAGCATGGAG GCCCCCGTCAAGGTGCCTCCCCTCCCGGAGAGGAGTGCTTCCCTTCTGGACAAGTCTTTTGGAGGCCCCAACAACATCATCTATGCAGACCTGAGGAAGATGAACCAGGCACGGCTAGACCGGGGCACAGATGTGTCTGGCAGGCAGGAGCCAGTTCCAGCCAGCAGCCGGGCCTTCTCCCCAAGCAAGGAGGCCCTGAGGAGACTCTCAGATGGAAGCCAGAACAAGCCTGATGGCCCGGGACCTGCCCTCTCTGGGGTGAGCCCAGACCAGGGCCCTGGAGTGTCTCCCACTTCTTGGGGCCTTCTCCTGCCCCCAAGTTCTGAGGCTCTAGGATCCTCAGCTGCTACCTGGGGTCAGGGGTCTCCAAAACTGAGCCGTTCTGCAGACAGCTATGAGCTCATCCGGGCAGAAGGCCTCCTAGAGGAGGCCAGGGATGTGCCAGACCAAGAAGGCAGCAGTACCTACGAGCAGAT AGTCTGCTGGGGTGGCCCAGCCAGG TCCCCCTATCCTGGAGCAAGTCCCACATATAGCAAGCTTTCAGGGTCCACAGACTGTGGCTATGAGAGGATACTGGGGGCCCTGGAGCTCCCAGAGCCCAGGAACACCTATGAACAAATCCCGGCAGCCAGGAGCAAGGAGACTGGACAGACACATAAG CCTGACAAGCTCCGGAGGCTCTTCTTCACAGACAAGAAGCACAAATCCTGA